One genomic region from Pirellulales bacterium encodes:
- a CDS encoding type II toxin-antitoxin system RelE/ParE family toxin codes for MRRFALSHLARTDLAEIREYVARDKRAAARRLVSAFYERFRLSADFPELGEKRDDLRPDLRSFSVGSYVIFYLPDVHGVRIARVMHGARNITVFSNFG; via the coding sequence ATGAGGCGGTTCGCCCTGTCCCATCTGGCGCGGACGGATCTCGCCGAAATCCGTGAATATGTCGCGCGCGACAAGCGCGCTGCAGCGCGGCGGCTGGTCAGTGCGTTCTACGAGCGGTTTCGCCTGTCGGCGGATTTCCCCGAGCTTGGCGAAAAGCGTGACGATCTTCGTCCCGACCTGCGCAGCTTCTCGGTCGGAAGCTACGTCATTTTTTATCTTCCGGATGTTCATGGCGTGCGAATCGCTCGTGTCATGCATGGCGCGCGCAACATTACGGTATTTTCCAATTTCGGCTGA
- a CDS encoding c-type cytochrome → MLLFAASGRAADDAGYSLQDPELKLVSIDSSADESFFSVRGDSMGRLFVGGRRSLFVYEPDERGGYRPRRRLYQFPDHTWINDIAIRGDDLYLLTVSALYILPGGVTQRDGLNVRRLVWGVPLGHVHQCFHALAWGPEGDLYLSMGDPVVGYGDFSRPDHWCHWTFFSQPDDTPTPYTGVGGVFRCRPDGSGFQVVARGMRNACGLAFDRHWNLFSNDNDHESIPDLYVPGRLLYATPHAEFFWPRGWMVEKTPERRDLLDTLFAGMGRAVPVGQAYYHDDFLPARYRDNLLVARWCTRSVTRYPLQRRGAGFKADEHVLLACQNDARPVGVCVGRGGRIFATVAHMAHNEGSPAYKSDLVMITRRDDPASHPFAAIDLARAKQRQLWAELSNASWSRRSAAHVELLRRGEALLGEAAERLRRVSPDDPSRSHLIWLTAAGAGGKPDELIAFTRDKGTDIRLQAIRALAEFAPQTTPREVFIAALHDSDLQVQHAALLAFFRTVGPLPDEVLADPARSGDSYLRQTAALLLAERATCDDLARLCAARRDAASRLAGVLAAGFRLTVPPATQPIAGDLPLAKLPSPEQHLIQFADAKIDLRERGRIGNFTMAEHWRAGQHSTEQEQLFSLLVERLADADEPVRLQAAHFLRLLNDARSEPAVARVVEESEERRLAVAPLKGVGRVWLAGPFADHGRGFQTGHPPEAAAIDLSALYPQGDAKIAWKEVENSTHIDLARKFGPCDDASFYAYFRLETVRRERVRLMVGSDDGVKVWHNGREVWSQDVVRAALPLQDVVPLVLEPGGNDVLVRVQNVSGDCGMYLHYRALGSVALRLPEKLGADSLAERLKSAAGQSGNELSGEFLKVDWTKTVAEADAGQGRRLFEKLGCVKCHAVSADASGTGGPSLADAAKRFTLAYLVESVLLPSKQMSPLFRRTSIETDAGQVVTGLVVSETADGLELLQQDGTRRTLVKSEVARRDLQELSPMPVGIVKTPAELSELLAYLLRGEQ, encoded by the coding sequence ATGCTTCTCTTCGCAGCCTCCGGACGGGCGGCTGACGACGCGGGTTACTCGCTCCAAGACCCCGAGTTGAAGCTGGTGTCGATCGACTCGTCGGCCGATGAATCGTTCTTTTCGGTGCGGGGCGATTCGATGGGCCGGCTGTTTGTCGGCGGCCGGCGCTCGTTGTTCGTGTACGAACCCGACGAGCGAGGAGGCTATCGGCCGCGGCGGCGGTTGTATCAGTTTCCCGATCATACCTGGATCAACGACATCGCCATCCGCGGCGACGACCTCTACCTGCTCACGGTCAGCGCGCTCTACATCTTGCCCGGCGGCGTCACCCAGCGCGACGGGCTGAACGTGCGGCGGCTCGTGTGGGGCGTTCCCCTGGGCCACGTACACCAGTGTTTTCACGCGCTGGCTTGGGGACCGGAGGGCGACCTGTACCTGTCGATGGGCGATCCGGTGGTCGGCTACGGCGACTTCAGCCGGCCCGACCATTGGTGCCATTGGACGTTCTTCAGCCAGCCCGACGACACGCCCACGCCGTACACGGGCGTCGGCGGCGTGTTTCGCTGCCGGCCGGATGGCAGCGGCTTTCAAGTGGTCGCCCGTGGCATGCGGAACGCGTGCGGTCTGGCCTTCGACCGGCACTGGAACCTGTTTTCCAACGACAACGACCACGAGAGCATTCCCGATTTATACGTGCCCGGCCGGCTGCTGTACGCGACGCCGCACGCCGAGTTTTTCTGGCCGCGGGGCTGGATGGTGGAAAAGACGCCCGAGCGCCGCGACCTGCTCGATACGCTGTTCGCCGGCATGGGCCGGGCAGTTCCGGTCGGCCAGGCGTATTATCACGACGACTTCCTGCCGGCCCGTTACCGCGACAACCTGCTCGTGGCCCGCTGGTGTACGCGCAGCGTGACGCGCTATCCGCTCCAGCGGCGGGGCGCCGGCTTCAAGGCCGACGAGCACGTGCTCTTGGCGTGCCAGAACGACGCCCGGCCGGTGGGCGTGTGCGTGGGCCGCGGCGGCCGCATCTTCGCCACGGTGGCCCATATGGCCCACAACGAAGGTTCGCCGGCCTACAAGAGCGACCTCGTGATGATCACCCGCCGCGACGATCCCGCATCGCATCCGTTTGCCGCGATCGATCTTGCGCGGGCCAAGCAGCGGCAACTTTGGGCGGAACTGTCGAACGCATCGTGGTCGAGGCGCAGCGCGGCCCACGTCGAACTGCTGCGGCGCGGCGAGGCGCTGCTCGGCGAGGCGGCCGAACGGCTGCGCCGCGTTTCTCCCGATGATCCCAGCCGGTCCCATTTGATCTGGCTTACTGCGGCCGGCGCTGGCGGCAAGCCCGATGAGTTGATCGCATTTACGCGGGACAAAGGCACCGACATCCGCCTGCAAGCCATTCGGGCGCTGGCCGAGTTTGCCCCTCAAACCACGCCGCGAGAGGTTTTCATCGCCGCCCTGCACGATTCCGACCTGCAAGTGCAACACGCAGCTTTGCTGGCTTTCTTTCGAACGGTTGGCCCTTTGCCCGATGAGGTGCTTGCCGACCCGGCGCGCAGCGGCGATAGCTACTTGCGGCAGACCGCGGCGCTGCTTCTGGCGGAACGAGCGACCTGCGACGACCTGGCGCGTCTCTGCGCCGCCCGCCGCGACGCGGCCAGCCGGTTGGCGGGCGTGTTGGCCGCCGGTTTTCGGCTGACCGTGCCGCCGGCCACGCAGCCGATTGCCGGCGATTTGCCGCTGGCAAAACTCCCTTCTCCGGAGCAACACCTCATCCAGTTCGCCGACGCCAAGATCGATCTCCGCGAGCGCGGACGCATCGGCAACTTCACCATGGCCGAGCACTGGCGGGCAGGCCAACACTCGACCGAGCAAGAGCAACTCTTTTCGCTGTTGGTCGAGCGGCTGGCCGATGCCGACGAGCCGGTCCGCTTGCAGGCCGCCCACTTCTTGCGGTTGCTGAACGACGCCCGGAGCGAACCGGCCGTCGCCCGGGTCGTCGAAGAAAGCGAAGAGCGCCGCCTGGCAGTCGCGCCGTTGAAGGGCGTCGGCCGTGTCTGGCTGGCCGGGCCTTTTGCCGATCACGGGCGGGGTTTTCAAACGGGGCATCCACCCGAAGCGGCGGCCATCGACCTGTCGGCCCTTTATCCGCAAGGCGACGCCAAGATCGCCTGGAAAGAGGTCGAGAACTCCACGCACATCGATCTGGCGCGCAAGTTCGGACCCTGCGACGATGCGTCGTTCTATGCCTATTTCCGCCTGGAGACCGTGCGGCGCGAGCGCGTGCGGCTGATGGTCGGTTCCGACGACGGCGTCAAGGTCTGGCACAACGGCCGCGAGGTCTGGTCGCAGGATGTGGTGCGCGCGGCGCTGCCGTTGCAAGATGTCGTGCCGCTCGTACTTGAGCCGGGCGGCAACGATGTGCTGGTCCGCGTACAAAATGTATCGGGCGACTGCGGCATGTATCTGCACTATCGGGCGTTGGGAAGCGTGGCGCTGCGGTTGCCCGAAAAGCTGGGAGCCGATTCTCTGGCCGAGCGGCTGAAGAGCGCGGCCGGCCAGAGCGGCAACGAGCTAAGCGGCGAGTTTCTCAAGGTCGATTGGACGAAGACCGTGGCCGAGGCCGACGCGGGCCAGGGCCGGCGGCTGTTCGAGAAGCTGGGCTGCGTCAAGTGTCACGCCGTCAGCGCCGATGCCTCCGGCACGGGCGGCCCCAGCCTGGCCGACGCGGCCAAGCGATTCACGCTGGCCTATCTGGTTGAATCCGTGTTGTTGCCCAGCAAGCAAATGTCGCCGCTTTTCCGTCGGACTTCGATCGAAACCGACGCCGGGCAGGTTGTCACCGGCCTGGTGGTGAGTGAGACGGCCGACGGCCTGGAGTTGCTCCAGCAAGACGGCACGCGCCGGACTCTCGTGAAGAGCGAGGTCGCCCGGCGCGATCTCCAGGAGCTTTCGCCGATGCCCGTCGGCATCGTGAAAACGCCCGCGGAGCTAAGCGAGCTGCTGGCCTACCTGCTCCGCGGAGAGCAATGA
- a CDS encoding type II toxin-antitoxin system ParD family antitoxin — protein MGLQLSEEFESFVQQRVESGVYPSAGEVVRTAFGLLEQRERLLAKLDAGIAQFSTGEFTEHDDESLERFLDDIETEARRLRAKKNGA, from the coding sequence ATGGGTTTGCAGTTGTCCGAAGAGTTCGAATCGTTTGTTCAACAGCGGGTCGAAAGTGGAGTTTACCCAAGTGCCGGTGAAGTCGTGCGGACGGCATTCGGTCTATTGGAGCAGCGCGAGCGGCTGCTGGCAAAGCTTGACGCGGGCATAGCACAGTTCTCCACCGGTGAGTTTACCGAGCATGACGACGAATCGTTGGAGCGGTTTTTGGACGACATTGAAACGGAGGCGCGACGGCTGCGAGCGAAGAAGAACGGCGCATGA